In Chitinophaga oryzae, the sequence CGTCAGTATTGCGCAGTGTTTTGATACACGCTGCAATTTCCTCCTTGCTCTGGCTGGTCAATGCTCTCATGATAATACTCATCGGCCAGATGTAGTCCACCCCGGTATGCGGGCTGCCTACGCCGTCGCCATATTTGCCTTTGTAGAACCACGGATGAAAGCTGCTCCATACAAAGTGGCGGGAAGCCTGGTACAGCGGGTCGTCTGCAGTGGTATAGCCCAGGTAGGGAATAGACAGCAGGCTTGGAACGTTGGTATCGTCAATGAATAAACGATTTCCAAAACCATCCACCTCAAATCCGTACATGTTGCCCAGGTACGGATGTTCTACGATCGCATAGGCTTTGATGGCGCGGTCCACTTCGTCCGCCAGTTCAGCGCACTCTTTGGCAAAAGCCGCATCTTTGTAGATCTCCGTGCTGATCTCCGCCAGCTGCCGCAGGGATACCACTGCAAACATGTTGGACGGGATCAGGAAAGGAAACACTGTAGCGTCGTCGGAAGGACGGAAGATGGAAACGATCAGCCCTACCGGCAACATCGGTGAACCGTAGCCAGAATTCGGGACGGTATCAGACTGCCAGGCGGTGACACGCTGGAACTTGTAAGGGCCTTTGCCTTCTTTACGTTGTTGTTCTTTAAAGGTTTTAACGATCAGCTGGGCCGACTGTTTATATTTCGCGTCAAAGACGCTGGTATCGCCACCATGCTTCCAGTAGTGGTACGCCAGGCGTACGGGATAGCAGAGCGAGTCTATCTCCCATTTACGCTCATGCAGCTCCGGCTTCATGTCTGTCAGGTCTTTCTCCCACTCGCTGCCGGTAGGCCCATCATTGAAGGCGTTGGCGTACGGGTCTATCAGGATGCATTTCACCTGGCGATTGATCACCCCCGCCACCATCTGTTCCAGCTTCTTGTCTTCCTTGATGAGCGGAATGTAAGGCCATACCTGCGCAGAGGAGTCGCGCAGCCACATAGCGTTGATATCACCGGTGATCACGAAAGTGTCCGGCCGGCCGTCCATTGTTTTGAAGTTGACAGTGGTATCAAGGGTGTTCGGGAAACAGTTCTCAAACATCCAGGCCAGTTTGTTGTCGGCAATCTGTTTTTTTACGCTGGCGATTGTCTTTTCCACCGCGTCGCTGGTAAATTTTCGTTTCGCCACCGGCGGACGTTGGGAAGAATAACCATCCCAGCCCAACACAGTTTTGGGCATCCCCAGGCTAACAGCACCTGCCAGCAGTGCGCTGTTCCTGATAAAATCTCTCCTTGCTACCATACTGTTTATTACATTTAAGTAGGGCTAAAATAGAAAAGTTTCCGGGATTTGCTTAATCGATTTATCAATCGTCGTCCTCTTCCTTCTCCTGCAGCTTCACGAAGGCGCTCCGCCGGGGTGCCGGCATCACCGCATTCTCGCCACGGACGGCCTTCCACACCACTTCATTCAGCTCCAGGTCGGGCGCCCGGTCTTCATGGGCAAAATCAAAAGCAGCAGAGCGGCGGGCGCTCTCATTCCAGGCGGTGTTCCGCTCCCGGATATCCACATTGGCTTCCAGCGCCACAAAAGGCGTCAGATCGGGCGTAGCGGTGAAAAGCTCCCACATAGGCGTGGCGGCAGCATCGTACTGGCTCATGGGCGGCAGCCCCAGGATCAGCTCCATGGTACGCAACATCCCGGAAGTGGAGTACATGTTATGGTTCACGGTCTTCCGCTTCACATAAGGACTGATCACATAAGCGGTGGAGCGGTGGGCATCGATATGGTCCGGGCCGTTCTGGGCATCGTCTTCCAGGATAAAAATGGCGCTTTCTTTCCAGATACGGCTATGGGAGATGTATTCTACCAGTTTACCTACCGCCAGGTCGTTGTCCGCCACGGAAGCATAAGGCGAATAGGCGCCTTTCCGCATGCCGCTGGTATGGTCGTTGCCCAGCCGGATGGTATTGAAACGGGGGACCGCATCCGCCTCCAGCAGTGAATCGAAGTCATGTTGCCAGATCTGCTGCCTGTCCACATCCAGGAAACTCATGTCAAACGACGGATACGCCTTGCAATAATGGCCTTCCAGCGTTTTCAGCGTAGCCGACCCTTTACCGGCGAATTCACCATAACTGCGGAAGCTTACGCCCGCACGATGGCAATAATCCCAGATAAACCCTTTCTTGGGATAGGCTATCTTACGGCTACCTTCATAATCATAGGTGCCGCCTCTGCCGCCATAGCTGGTAGGCCAGGTCTTTTCCGTATAGTCGGTAGCGTAAGCTGCCGTGCTCCAGTTATGACCATCAGCGCTTACTTCTGCATCCACATAAAAATTATCGAGCAGCACATAGTCCCTGACCAGCTTATGCTGATTGGGCGTGATCCGCTCAGGAAAGATACAGAGACTGCTATCACCATTGCCTTCCCTGACATCGCCCAGCACCTGGTCATACGTGCGGTTTTCCTTGATAACGTAAAACACATATTTGATAGGTGAAGACTGCCCTGCCTCCTGTGGGACAGGATTGCCTTTTTCTCCGGGTGCGCGCAACTCCTTGTTCTTTGTATAGGGCGTATTATCGTATACCAGTTTTGACCACTGCCCCAGCACCTTTTCTCCCGGTTCCCGGAAGACAGACAACGTGCCTTTAAACAGCCCTGCGATATATTGCACCGGGCGGTCCTTACGGGTGTTGGCCAGATGTGAACCGCTGGCGTCCTTACGACTGATCGGATTAGGTCCTTCCGGGTTAGCCATGGAAGTAAAACCTTTTCCATTGGCCACCAGCACTTTTTTACCGGTCACCCGCACACAGGTGGGATACCACCCTACCGGGATAAACCCTTCCGCATGGCTCTTGCCCGGGGTGGCCACATCAAACACCGCGAGACAGTTGTTGTCTGCATTCGCTATGTACAGTGTTTTATTATCTTCCGACAGCGCAAGACCGTTGGTAGTGGAACCCGTGGGCGCGTCCGGATACAGCGCGGCATGCAGGTTTTCTATCACCTTACCGCCGGCAGTGGCAATAACAGATACCGAGTTATCGTTGGCATTCGCCACATACAGGTACTTACCATTTTTAGATAAAATAATTTCATTAGGATGACTACCTGTATTTATCTCCTGCATGATTTTACCGGCTGCGATATCATACACCGCGATGGCATCTCCTCCCCACAGGGAGATGTACAACGTTTTGTTGTCTTTGGACAGCAGGCAGGTAAAAGCCTCTGCCCCCAGGGGCACCCGCTGTATAACCTGTTTGGCAGACAAGTCCAGCAGGTAAAGGCTGCTGTCTTCTTTTGTTACTACGTATAGTCGGTTCCGTGAATGGTCCAGCGCCATGCCGGCAGGACATATTTTTTCTTTCGGCCATGCCGCCCCGAGGCGGATACTGTCTGTCGCCAACAGCTTGTTGTTTCGCAGCTGGTATTCCCGCACTACGTTATCGTTGGCGCCGGAAGCGTAAAGCGTCTTTTCATCTTTGCTGAAAGCCAGCCCATACCATGATTTTGGGATAACCACTTCGTCCAGCAGTGTTTCCTGCCGGGCGTCTATCAGTTGCAGGGTGTGTTTGCTTTGTCCGTTGTTGTTTACCGCCAGGTATTTCCCGGAGGCGGAGAGTACCATGTTCAGGGGCAAATCGCCCAGCGGCAGGGAATGACCGGCAGGTGTGAGCGCCCATCCGTTGGGCAATAATATCCGCGCGGCCACGGTATCTGTTGTTTGTGCTGCGGCCTGTAACCCGGCCAGTAACAGCGCACTGAAAATCATTTT encodes:
- a CDS encoding glycoside hydrolase family 125 protein codes for the protein MVARRDFIRNSALLAGAVSLGMPKTVLGWDGYSSQRPPVAKRKFTSDAVEKTIASVKKQIADNKLAWMFENCFPNTLDTTVNFKTMDGRPDTFVITGDINAMWLRDSSAQVWPYIPLIKEDKKLEQMVAGVINRQVKCILIDPYANAFNDGPTGSEWEKDLTDMKPELHERKWEIDSLCYPVRLAYHYWKHGGDTSVFDAKYKQSAQLIVKTFKEQQRKEGKGPYKFQRVTAWQSDTVPNSGYGSPMLPVGLIVSIFRPSDDATVFPFLIPSNMFAVVSLRQLAEISTEIYKDAAFAKECAELADEVDRAIKAYAIVEHPYLGNMYGFEVDGFGNRLFIDDTNVPSLLSIPYLGYTTADDPLYQASRHFVWSSFHPWFYKGKYGDGVGSPHTGVDYIWPMSIIMRALTSQSKEEIAACIKTLRNTDGNTGFIHESYHKDDPTKFTRKWFAWACTLFGELILKVSQEYPDLLKRQYA
- a CDS encoding bifunctional YncE family protein/alkaline phosphatase family protein, translated to MKKMIFSALLLAGLQAAAQTTDTVAARILLPNGWALTPAGHSLPLGDLPLNMVLSASGKYLAVNNNGQSKHTLQLIDARQETLLDEVVIPKSWYGLAFSKDEKTLYASGANDNVVREYQLRNNKLLATDSIRLGAAWPKEKICPAGMALDHSRNRLYVVTKEDSSLYLLDLSAKQVIQRVPLGAEAFTCLLSKDNKTLYISLWGGDAIAVYDIAAGKIMQEINTGSHPNEIILSKNGKYLYVANANDNSVSVIATAGGKVIENLHAALYPDAPTGSTTNGLALSEDNKTLYIANADNNCLAVFDVATPGKSHAEGFIPVGWYPTCVRVTGKKVLVANGKGFTSMANPEGPNPISRKDASGSHLANTRKDRPVQYIAGLFKGTLSVFREPGEKVLGQWSKLVYDNTPYTKNKELRAPGEKGNPVPQEAGQSSPIKYVFYVIKENRTYDQVLGDVREGNGDSSLCIFPERITPNQHKLVRDYVLLDNFYVDAEVSADGHNWSTAAYATDYTEKTWPTSYGGRGGTYDYEGSRKIAYPKKGFIWDYCHRAGVSFRSYGEFAGKGSATLKTLEGHYCKAYPSFDMSFLDVDRQQIWQHDFDSLLEADAVPRFNTIRLGNDHTSGMRKGAYSPYASVADNDLAVGKLVEYISHSRIWKESAIFILEDDAQNGPDHIDAHRSTAYVISPYVKRKTVNHNMYSTSGMLRTMELILGLPPMSQYDAAATPMWELFTATPDLTPFVALEANVDIRERNTAWNESARRSAAFDFAHEDRAPDLELNEVVWKAVRGENAVMPAPRRSAFVKLQEKEEDDD